Proteins encoded in a region of the Triticum dicoccoides isolate Atlit2015 ecotype Zavitan chromosome 3A, WEW_v2.0, whole genome shotgun sequence genome:
- the LOC119269489 gene encoding protein IQ-DOMAIN 1-like, which produces MAKKGKWFSAVRRVFSSSDPEGKEAKTEKADKPKSRRKWPFGKSKRFDPPTSTVSDITPVAPSPLPLPLPPTQPPQPQPEEIKDVKPVETESEQNKHAYSVALASAVAAEAAAVAAQAAAEVVRLTAVPAGTSRTPVCSQEELAAVKIQTAFRGYLARRALRALRGLVRLKSLVDGNAVKRQTAHTLHCTQTMARVQTQIYSRRVKMEEEKQALQRQLQLKHQRELEKMKIDEDWDHSHQSKEQIEASLMMKQEAALRRERALAYAFSHQWKNSGRTVTPTFTDQGNPNWGWSWMERWMSARPWENRVVSNKDKDGALTKNPSTNAARTFVPRALSIQRPATPSKSSRPPSRQSPSTPPSKNPSVAGKFRPSSPRDSWLYREDDLRSITSIRSERPRRLSTGGGSIQDDSSLTSTPALPSYMQSTKSARAKSRYHMVFADKFEVPDRASLVHSSIKKRLSFPAAEKPNVTPADKLKERARRHSDPPKVDPASLKDVNVA; this is translated from the exons ATGGCAAAGAAAGGGAAGTGGTTCAGTGCTGTCAGGAGAGTGTTCAGCTCCTCTGATCCGGAGGGGAAAGAAGCTAAG ACTGAGAAGGCAGACAAGCCTAAATCCCGGAGGAAATGGCCATTTGGCAAGTCAAAGCGCTTTGATCCACCCACCTCGACAGTGTCAGACATCACTCCGGTAGCTccatcgccgctgccgctgcctcttccTCCTACGCAGCCTCCTCAGCCACAGCCCGAGGAGATAAAAGATGTCAAGCCAGTCGAAACGGAGAGTGAACAAAACAAGCATGCCTACTCTGTTGCGCTTGCCTCTGCTGTCGCTGCGGAAGCCGCTGCCGTCGCTGCCCAGGCCGCTGCTGAGGTTGTCCGCCTCACAGCAGTCCCCGCGGGCACATCAAGGACACCTGTTTGCTCACAGGAAGAACTCGCCGCTGTCAAGATTCAGACCGCCTTCAGGGGTTACTTG GCAAGGAGAGCACTGCGTGCACTCAGAGGACTTGTTAGGCTGAAGTCGCTAGTTGACGGAAATGCCGTCAAACGCCAAACTGCCCACACCTTGCATTGCACACAAACAATGGCAAGAGTTCAAACCCAAATCTACTCTAGAAGGGTGAAGATGGAGGAGGAAAAACAGGCTCTTCAAAGGCAGCTCCAGTTGAAGCACCAAAGGGAACTTGAGAAAATGAAG ATTGATGAAGACTGGGATCATAGCCATCAATCCAAAGAACAGATCGAGGCCAGCTTAATGATGAAACAGGAAGCTGCACTAAGACGAGAAAGAGCACTTGCATATGCATTTTCTCATCAG TGGAAGAATTCTGGTCGAACTGTAACACCAACATTCACAGACCAAGGGAATCCTAATTGGGGCTGGAGCTGGATGGAACGCTGGATGTCAGCAAGGCCTTGGGAGAACCGAGTGGTGTCAAACAAGGATAAAGACGGTGCTCTGACAAAGAATCCCAGCACTAATGCTGCTCGAACTTTTGTGCCCCGTGCTCTCTCAATCCAGAGGCCTGCAACACCAAGCAAGTCGAGCCGTCCACCAAGCCGGCAATCACCATCAACCCCGCCATCAAAGAACCCCTCTGTTGCAGGAAAATTCAGACCTTCAAGCCCAAGAGATAGCTGGCTATACAGGGAGGATGACTTGAGGAGCATCACAAGCATACGCTCTGAGCGCCCAAGGAGGCTGAGCACAGGTGGAGGCTCGATCCAGGACGATTCGAGCCTAACAAGCACCCCAGCTCTCCCCAGCTACATGCAGTCCACAAAGTCTGCAAGAGCGAAATCTCGGTACCACATGGTATTCGCCGACAAGTTTGAGGTCCCTGATAGAGCATCTCTGGTCCACTCATCGATAAAGAAGCGCCTATCCTTCCCAGCTGCAGAGAAACCAAATGTCACACCCGCAGATAAGCTGAAGGAAAGAGCGAGGCGCCATTCGGATCCTCCAAAGGTGGATCCTGCCTCCCTGAAGGATGTCAATGTTGCCTGA